A part of Deltaproteobacteria bacterium genomic DNA contains:
- the folD gene encoding bifunctional methylenetetrahydrofolate dehydrogenase/methenyltetrahydrofolate cyclohydrolase FolD, whose translation MGTILDGKAVAQAVRAEAARAVELLRARGVIPGLATVLVGDDPASRVYVDSKERACTEIGMRSVGQRLPADTRTADLVARVRELNARPDVHGILVQLPLPDAADTDAVIQAIAPEKDVDGLTAISQGRLLAGLPGLRPCTPLGIMRLLRETGVGLAGATAVVIGRSLLVGKPVALLLLEQHATVTMCHSRTRDLAAAVGAADIVVAAVGRPEMIRGDWIKKGAIVIDVGINRAATGGLVGDVEFARARERAAWITPVPGGVGPMTVAMLLANTAAAAAATTRVAA comes from the coding sequence ATGGGCACGATCCTCGACGGCAAGGCGGTGGCGCAAGCGGTGCGGGCGGAGGCGGCCCGCGCGGTCGAGCTGCTGCGCGCGCGCGGCGTCATCCCGGGCCTGGCGACGGTGCTCGTCGGCGACGACCCGGCGTCGCGCGTCTACGTCGACTCCAAGGAGCGCGCCTGCACGGAGATCGGCATGCGGTCGGTCGGACAGCGCCTGCCGGCCGACACGCGCACGGCGGATCTCGTTGCCCGCGTTCGCGAGCTGAACGCGCGCCCCGACGTGCACGGGATCCTCGTCCAGCTCCCGCTGCCGGATGCCGCGGACACCGACGCCGTGATCCAGGCGATCGCGCCGGAAAAGGACGTCGACGGCCTCACCGCCATCAGCCAGGGACGCTTGCTGGCGGGATTGCCCGGGCTCCGTCCGTGCACGCCGCTCGGCATCATGCGACTCCTGCGCGAGACCGGCGTCGGCCTCGCGGGCGCCACGGCCGTCGTGATCGGCCGGAGCCTGCTCGTCGGGAAGCCGGTCGCGCTCCTGCTGCTCGAGCAGCACGCGACCGTCACCATGTGCCACTCGCGCACCCGCGACCTCGCCGCCGCGGTTGGGGCCGCCGATATCGTGGTGGCGGCGGTCGGGCGCCCGGAGATGATCCGCGGCGATTGGATCAAGAAGGGGGCGATCGTGATCGACGTCGGCATCAATCGAGCGGCGACCGGCGGCCTGGTGGGCGACGTCGAGTTCGCCCGCGCCCGCGAGCGGGCGGCCTGGATCACGCCGGTCCCGGGTGGCGTGGGTCCCATGACGGTCGCGATGCTGCTTGCCAACACGGCCGCGGCCGCCGCGGCGACGACACGGGTGGCCGCATGA
- a CDS encoding DNA internalization-related competence protein ComEC/Rec2, whose translation MARGSAEPPAAARVVVPFAGGFLAGGLHADAGCGALVAVALALATAARATTLPLRVGAAALAAGLACGALAATLAHLPLPGEHVARLAGRGIAAAEGVVVRSDVRGDRVSLVVRVTRVRARARAGRGCGLLGVTIAHAQRSWPAGAMVRVVGTIRRPQSLGNPGEHDHAAALRRRGIRVTLFLWSDETITRLDDAVASTTGSPRARLAARVAAAAEEPVRGYLAAVLLGAAPSLDDATRDTLTRTGLAHVVSVSGFHVAVAAGGVVLALRWILLRATLLALRYDVAKVAALLGILPVGAYAALAGDSVPAARSFLSYGVVLGALACDRPPDALRALAGVAVLLALGAPDVAADVSFQLSFASVLALILVARAARRDRTAAAGAPGWCRRLVLVPLRVSIAATLATAPLTAWHFQQISLVAPLANLAALPLLGPATLLPGLAALPIALVAPSSADALLWVAARAAAAGLGVARWFAAWPGAALVTPMPSLPELAVAYAALALAWTRRGPWTAPLARRRRIALLALGVAAGIDVAWWSWERCCDPTLRVTFLAVGQGDAAVVELPRGGGVLVVDGGGSAGAFDPGARVVAPFLRARKITRIEALVLSHPQLDHYGGLAHLAGAFRARELWWSGMRGQGARYAALERALAAAGTRSVVLRRGMAWSPGADVVVEILHPDDPHRLGPNDASLVLRLRFGATAVLFTGDVEAKAERAMLDAGVRARSDVLKVPHHGSATSSTADFLAAVAPRIAVVSSGADNRFGFPARAVVERLAAVRAGRWNTAEHGALRVVSDGRDVSVVPTRASAAERFVFPQLLW comes from the coding sequence TTGGCCAGAGGTTCCGCGGAACCGCCGGCGGCGGCGCGGGTCGTGGTGCCGTTCGCCGGCGGCTTCCTCGCCGGCGGGCTGCACGCCGACGCGGGCTGCGGCGCCCTCGTCGCCGTCGCGCTCGCGCTCGCCACGGCGGCGCGCGCCACGACGCTCCCGCTCCGGGTCGGAGCGGCGGCGCTCGCAGCGGGCCTCGCGTGCGGCGCGCTCGCCGCGACGCTCGCCCATCTGCCGCTCCCCGGGGAGCACGTCGCCCGGCTCGCGGGTCGCGGCATCGCGGCGGCCGAGGGGGTGGTCGTCCGCAGCGATGTCCGCGGCGACCGCGTGTCGCTCGTCGTGCGCGTCACCCGCGTCCGGGCCCGCGCGCGCGCCGGGCGCGGGTGTGGGCTCCTCGGGGTCACGATCGCCCATGCGCAGCGCTCGTGGCCGGCCGGGGCCATGGTCCGCGTCGTCGGGACCATCCGTCGCCCGCAAAGCCTCGGGAACCCGGGCGAGCACGACCACGCCGCGGCGCTTCGTCGCCGCGGCATCCGCGTCACGCTCTTCCTCTGGAGCGACGAGACGATCACGCGCCTCGACGACGCCGTCGCGAGCACGACCGGGAGTCCGCGCGCGCGACTCGCGGCGCGCGTCGCGGCCGCCGCCGAAGAGCCCGTCCGCGGCTATCTCGCGGCCGTCCTGCTCGGCGCCGCGCCGAGCCTGGACGACGCCACTCGCGACACGCTCACGCGCACCGGCCTCGCGCACGTCGTCTCCGTCTCGGGCTTCCACGTCGCGGTCGCCGCCGGCGGCGTCGTCTTGGCGCTGCGCTGGATCCTCCTGCGCGCAACGCTCCTCGCGCTCCGCTACGACGTCGCCAAGGTCGCGGCGTTGCTCGGCATCCTTCCCGTCGGCGCCTATGCCGCGCTCGCCGGCGACAGCGTGCCCGCGGCGCGCTCCTTCCTGAGCTACGGGGTGGTGCTCGGGGCGCTCGCCTGTGACCGGCCGCCGGACGCGCTTCGCGCGCTCGCCGGCGTGGCCGTCCTGCTCGCCCTCGGCGCGCCGGACGTCGCCGCGGACGTCTCGTTCCAGCTCTCGTTCGCATCCGTGCTGGCCCTGATCCTCGTCGCTCGCGCCGCGCGCCGCGACCGCACCGCCGCGGCCGGCGCCCCGGGGTGGTGCCGGCGGCTCGTGCTGGTGCCGCTCCGGGTGTCGATCGCCGCGACGCTCGCGACCGCGCCGCTCACCGCGTGGCACTTCCAGCAGATTTCCCTCGTCGCCCCGCTCGCGAACCTCGCCGCGTTGCCGTTGCTCGGTCCGGCGACGCTGCTGCCCGGTCTGGCCGCCTTGCCGATCGCGCTCGTCGCCCCCTCCTCAGCGGACGCGCTGCTGTGGGTCGCGGCGCGCGCGGCGGCGGCCGGCCTCGGCGTCGCCCGCTGGTTCGCGGCCTGGCCGGGCGCGGCCCTCGTCACGCCGATGCCGTCGCTCCCGGAGCTGGCGGTCGCGTATGCGGCACTCGCGCTGGCATGGACGCGGCGCGGGCCGTGGACCGCGCCGCTCGCCCGCCGGCGCCGGATTGCGCTCCTCGCGCTGGGGGTCGCCGCCGGGATCGACGTCGCCTGGTGGAGTTGGGAGCGCTGCTGCGACCCGACGCTGCGAGTCACCTTCCTCGCGGTCGGGCAGGGAGACGCGGCCGTCGTGGAGCTGCCGCGCGGCGGCGGCGTCCTCGTCGTCGACGGCGGCGGCTCGGCGGGCGCCTTCGACCCGGGCGCGCGCGTCGTCGCCCCCTTCCTGCGCGCGCGCAAGATCACGCGCATCGAGGCGCTCGTGCTGTCGCACCCACAGCTCGACCACTACGGCGGGCTCGCGCATCTCGCCGGCGCCTTCCGGGCACGCGAGCTCTGGTGGAGCGGCATGCGAGGGCAGGGCGCACGCTACGCTGCGCTCGAGCGCGCGCTCGCGGCGGCCGGCACGCGGTCGGTGGTCCTGCGCCGGGGCATGGCGTGGTCTCCGGGCGCGGACGTGGTCGTCGAGATCCTGCACCCCGACGACCCCCACCGCCTCGGGCCCAACGACGCCTCGCTCGTGTTGCGCCTGCGTTTCGGCGCGACGGCCGTCCTCTTCACGGGCGACGTCGAGGCCAAGGCCGAGCGCGCGATGCTGGACGCCGGCGTACGCGCGCGGAGCGACGTCCTCAAGGTCCCGCACCACGGCAGCGCGACGTCGAGCACCGCGGACTTCCTCGCCGCGGTCGCGCCGCGGATTGCCGTCGTGTCGTCGGGCGCCGACAACCGCTTCGGCTTCCCCGCCCGCGCGGTCGTCGAACGCCTCGCCGCCGTCCGCGCCGGCCGATGGAACACGGCGGAGCACGGCGCGCTCCGCGTCGTCAGCGACGGGCGCGACGTTTCCGTCGTGCCGACGCGGGCTTCCGCGGCCGAGCGATTTGTATTCCCGCAACTGCTTTGGTAG
- the gcvH gene encoding glycine cleavage system protein GcvH: MLIPETLRYSEDHEWVLVEDGIATIGITDHAQEELGDIVFVELPAVGAELAKSATFGVVESVKAVSDVYAPLGGIVTAVNEALTTKPETINEDPYGAGWMVKVTLANRADADALMTAEQYRGFLAQEKP, translated from the coding sequence ATGCTGATCCCCGAGACGCTGCGGTATTCAGAGGACCACGAGTGGGTGCTGGTCGAAGACGGCATCGCGACTATCGGTATCACCGACCACGCGCAGGAGGAGCTCGGGGACATCGTGTTCGTCGAGCTCCCGGCGGTCGGCGCCGAGCTCGCGAAGTCGGCGACCTTCGGCGTCGTCGAGTCCGTCAAGGCGGTCAGCGACGTCTATGCGCCCCTCGGCGGCATCGTGACCGCGGTCAACGAGGCGCTCACGACCAAGCCCGAAACCATCAACGAGGATCCGTACGGCGCCGGCTGGATGGTGAAGGTGACGCTCGCGAATCGCGCGGACGCCGACGCGCTCATGACGGCCGAGCAGTACCGCGGCTTCCTGGCGCAGGAGAAGCCGTAG
- the gcvT gene encoding glycine cleavage system aminomethyltransferase GcvT: MSETNASAAALARTPLYERHHALGARMVEFGGWEMPVSYRGILEEHRTVRTAAGLFDVSHMGEIELLGPHAAAACQRLTTNDVRRLANGHVQYTILCREDGGVVDDVTLYRVDDQRWFFCVNAGNVAKDLAWIRQHAGAATVVDRSPATALIALQGPAAAGILGALTPLVLERIPSFRFARGEVAGLPVLVSRTGYTGEDGFELYVDAPRAGALWDALMAAGAPAGLEPIGLGARDTLRLEAALPLYGHELDEQTSPLAAGLERWVRLDGEDFIGRAALRHERERGAPRHLVGLALRAPGIARQGHPVTFEGASVGIVTSGTLSPTLGSPVALAYVSAALAAPGTKLAVDVRGRPVPAEVVATPFYRRPRPVAAAPAEVPSEVAEPVEDAVDASDDAAPADGEGLYEIDTAPEATGADEPPAGVADAPSPADDDAENADGTQVTREGEH, from the coding sequence ATGAGCGAGACGAACGCGTCGGCGGCGGCGCTCGCGCGCACGCCCCTCTACGAGCGGCACCACGCGCTCGGCGCGAGGATGGTGGAGTTCGGCGGCTGGGAGATGCCGGTCTCGTACCGCGGGATCCTCGAGGAGCATCGCACGGTGCGCACCGCCGCCGGACTCTTCGACGTGAGCCACATGGGCGAGATCGAACTCCTCGGGCCGCACGCCGCCGCCGCCTGCCAACGGCTCACCACCAACGACGTCCGCCGCCTCGCGAACGGCCACGTCCAGTACACGATCCTCTGCCGTGAGGACGGCGGCGTGGTCGACGACGTCACGCTCTACCGCGTCGACGACCAGCGCTGGTTCTTCTGCGTGAACGCCGGCAACGTCGCCAAGGACCTGGCCTGGATCCGACAGCATGCCGGCGCGGCGACGGTGGTCGACCGCAGCCCGGCCACCGCGTTGATCGCGCTCCAGGGTCCGGCCGCCGCGGGCATCCTCGGCGCGCTCACCCCGCTCGTCCTCGAGCGCATCCCGAGCTTCCGCTTCGCACGCGGCGAGGTCGCCGGCCTGCCGGTGCTCGTGTCGCGGACCGGCTACACGGGCGAGGACGGCTTCGAGCTCTACGTCGACGCGCCGCGGGCCGGCGCGCTCTGGGACGCGCTCATGGCGGCCGGAGCGCCCGCCGGCCTCGAGCCCATCGGCCTCGGCGCGCGCGACACGCTCCGCCTCGAGGCCGCGCTCCCGCTCTACGGACACGAGCTCGACGAGCAGACGTCGCCGCTCGCCGCCGGGCTGGAGCGCTGGGTGCGGCTCGACGGCGAGGACTTCATCGGCCGGGCCGCACTGCGCCACGAGCGCGAGCGGGGCGCGCCGCGGCACCTGGTCGGGCTCGCATTGCGGGCGCCCGGCATCGCGCGCCAGGGCCATCCCGTCACCTTCGAAGGCGCCTCGGTCGGAATCGTCACGAGTGGGACGTTGTCGCCGACGCTCGGCAGCCCGGTCGCCCTCGCGTACGTGTCGGCGGCACTCGCCGCCCCGGGAACGAAGCTCGCCGTCGACGTCCGGGGCCGCCCCGTCCCGGCCGAGGTGGTGGCGACGCCCTTCTATCGCCGTCCGCGCCCGGTCGCCGCCGCGCCGGCGGAGGTTCCGTCCGAGGTCGCCGAGCCCGTCGAGGACGCGGTGGATGCGTCCGACGACGCGGCCCCGGCGGACGGCGAGGGGCTTTACGAGATCGACACCGCTCCCGAAGCGACCGGCGCGGACGAGCCGCCGGCCGGCGTGGCGGACGCGCCGTCGCCCGCCGACGACGACGCCGAGAACGCCGACGGCACCCAGGTCACACGCGAAGGAGAGCACTGA
- a CDS encoding histidine--tRNA ligase — protein sequence MKTIPGVKGFHDVVPPQSERFTEIEGRLRAVLATYNYGEIRTPIAERTDLFARSLGETTDIVEKEMYTFDDRDGTSLTLRPEGTAAVVRAALEAGLAQRDQVAKLWYLGPMFRRERPQKGRLRQFHQVGAEVIGRDDALADAEIVMLLMDCLRAVGLASASLILNSLGDATCRPTYRAALTEYGRAHIDALCPNCRQRLERNPLRLLDCKEEGCRRVMTHAPLVRDHLCDPCRDHFAEVERLLIAADLPFRVEPRLVRGLDYYVRTAFEVVSENLGAQNAVGGGGRYDGLVAELGGPPLPGVGFAIGLERVLLAAEAAGFRSPAPEVDVIPLSADATPTAVRLTRRLRDLGMRCELEAAGRSVKSAMRRADKLAARFAVLIGADELRAGRATVRDMRRQADHRLALAVEDDGPALAETLRALGAAGGPNG from the coding sequence ATGAAGACCATCCCTGGCGTCAAAGGGTTCCACGACGTCGTGCCCCCGCAGAGCGAACGCTTCACGGAGATCGAAGGGCGACTGCGCGCGGTGCTGGCGACGTACAACTACGGGGAGATCCGTACGCCGATCGCCGAGCGCACGGATCTGTTCGCGCGCTCCCTCGGCGAAACGACCGACATCGTCGAGAAGGAGATGTACACCTTCGACGATCGCGACGGCACGTCGCTGACGCTCCGCCCCGAAGGGACCGCCGCGGTCGTGCGCGCGGCGCTCGAGGCCGGCCTCGCGCAGCGCGACCAGGTCGCGAAGCTCTGGTACCTCGGCCCGATGTTCCGCCGCGAGCGGCCGCAGAAGGGACGCTTGCGGCAGTTCCACCAGGTCGGCGCCGAGGTGATCGGACGCGACGATGCGCTCGCCGACGCCGAGATCGTGATGCTGTTGATGGATTGCCTGCGCGCGGTCGGCCTGGCGTCGGCGAGCCTGATCCTGAACTCGCTCGGCGACGCGACGTGCCGGCCGACCTATCGCGCCGCGCTCACGGAGTACGGTCGAGCGCACATTGACGCGCTCTGCCCGAACTGCCGCCAACGTCTCGAACGCAATCCGCTCCGCCTCCTCGACTGCAAGGAGGAAGGTTGTCGTCGCGTCATGACGCACGCGCCGCTCGTCCGCGACCACCTCTGCGACCCCTGTCGGGACCACTTCGCCGAGGTCGAGCGGCTCCTGATCGCCGCCGACCTACCGTTCCGGGTGGAGCCACGGCTCGTGCGCGGCCTCGACTACTACGTCCGCACGGCATTCGAGGTGGTCTCCGAGAACCTCGGAGCCCAGAACGCGGTCGGAGGCGGCGGCCGTTACGACGGGCTCGTGGCCGAGCTCGGCGGGCCGCCGTTGCCCGGCGTCGGGTTCGCGATCGGGCTCGAACGCGTGCTGCTCGCGGCCGAGGCGGCGGGATTCCGGTCGCCCGCGCCGGAGGTGGACGTCATCCCGCTCTCGGCGGATGCAACACCGACGGCCGTGCGTCTGACCCGACGTCTGCGCGATCTCGGCATGCGCTGCGAGCTCGAGGCGGCGGGACGGAGCGTGAAGAGCGCGATGCGCCGGGCCGACAAGCTCGCGGCGCGCTTCGCGGTGCTGATCGGCGCGGACGAGCTCCGCGCCGGCCGGGCGACGGTGCGCGACATGCGGCGCCAGGCCGATCATCGACTCGCGCTCGCGGTGGAAGACGACGGCCCGGCGCTCGCGGAGACGCTCCGCGCGCTCGGCGCCGCAGGAGGACCGAATGGCTGA
- the aspS gene encoding aspartate--tRNA ligase: MAEALSALGDWERSDYAGTLRPEDAGRSVTVMGWVHGRRDHGGVIFIDLRDRSGLVQIVLDPERSALAHAAGAGIRLEFVIAVRGTIVPRSPETVNPDLPTGAIEVVGDELRILNSARPSPFPVDDAIDTAEAVRLRYRYLDLRRPRMFRNLWLRHRLAARTRGYLNAHGFVEVETPVLTRSTPEGARDYLVPSRVNPGTFFALPQSPQLFKQILMVAGVDRYYQIARCFRDEDLRADRQPEFTQIDLEMSFLGRPTIFRLMEGLVAELFAEADVAMPPPPVPVLGYAEAMARFGCDRPDTRFGLELIDCAPVFAGSGFKVFADALAKGGTVKAIVVPDGKQLSRKDLDDLTEFVAIYGAKGLAWIRVNPDGWQSPIVKFLSDDERARLTAAAGLAPGNVVMLVADKPRVVHDALAALRLRLGAKLGMIDEGKKNLVWVTDFPLFDYDEEQRRHVAVHHPFTAPVEEDLDKLESDPLAIRAQAYDLVLNGTEIGGGSVRIHQSTVQERVFGVLGIRAEEAQGKFGFLLEALASGAPPHGGLAFGFDRLVMLLAGEESIREVIAFPKTQRAMDLMTEAPSTVEARQLRELGIKLAH; this comes from the coding sequence ATGGCTGAGGCGCTTTCGGCGCTCGGCGACTGGGAGCGCAGCGACTACGCCGGCACGCTCCGCCCCGAGGACGCGGGACGGAGCGTCACCGTCATGGGGTGGGTGCACGGCCGCCGCGACCACGGAGGCGTCATCTTCATCGATCTGCGCGACCGATCCGGGCTCGTGCAGATCGTCCTCGATCCCGAGCGCAGCGCGCTGGCGCACGCCGCCGGCGCGGGCATCCGGCTCGAGTTCGTGATCGCGGTGCGCGGAACGATCGTGCCGCGCTCGCCCGAGACCGTGAACCCGGACCTCCCGACCGGCGCGATCGAGGTGGTCGGCGACGAGCTGCGCATCCTGAACTCGGCGCGTCCGAGCCCGTTTCCCGTCGACGACGCGATCGACACCGCCGAAGCGGTCCGCCTCCGCTACCGCTACCTGGACCTCCGCCGTCCCCGCATGTTCCGGAACCTCTGGCTGCGGCACCGGCTCGCCGCGCGGACGCGCGGCTACCTGAACGCCCACGGATTCGTCGAGGTCGAAACGCCCGTGCTGACGCGCAGCACCCCGGAGGGCGCGCGCGACTACCTCGTGCCGAGCCGCGTGAACCCGGGAACCTTCTTCGCGCTGCCGCAGTCGCCGCAGCTCTTCAAGCAGATTCTCATGGTCGCCGGTGTCGATCGCTACTACCAGATCGCCCGCTGCTTCCGCGACGAAGATCTGCGCGCCGACCGCCAGCCCGAGTTCACCCAGATCGACCTCGAGATGTCCTTCCTCGGGCGCCCCACCATCTTCCGGCTGATGGAGGGGCTCGTCGCCGAGCTCTTCGCCGAGGCGGACGTGGCGATGCCGCCGCCCCCCGTTCCCGTGCTCGGCTACGCCGAAGCGATGGCGCGCTTCGGATGCGACCGCCCGGACACGCGCTTCGGGCTCGAGCTGATCGACTGCGCGCCGGTCTTCGCCGGTTCCGGCTTCAAGGTGTTCGCCGACGCGCTCGCGAAGGGCGGCACCGTCAAGGCGATCGTCGTGCCGGACGGCAAGCAGCTCTCGCGCAAAGATCTCGACGACCTCACCGAGTTCGTCGCCATCTACGGCGCCAAGGGCCTGGCGTGGATCCGCGTCAATCCGGACGGCTGGCAGTCGCCGATCGTGAAGTTCCTCTCCGACGACGAGCGCGCGCGCCTGACCGCCGCCGCCGGCCTCGCCCCCGGCAACGTGGTCATGCTCGTCGCCGACAAGCCGCGCGTCGTCCACGACGCGCTCGCCGCGCTCCGCCTGCGGCTCGGCGCCAAGCTCGGCATGATCGACGAGGGGAAGAAGAATCTCGTCTGGGTCACCGACTTTCCGCTCTTCGACTACGACGAGGAGCAGCGGCGGCACGTCGCCGTGCACCATCCCTTCACCGCGCCCGTCGAGGAGGATCTCGACAAGCTCGAGAGCGACCCGCTCGCGATCCGCGCCCAGGCGTACGACCTCGTGCTGAACGGCACCGAGATCGGCGGCGGCAGCGTCCGCATCCACCAGTCGACGGTGCAGGAGCGGGTGTTCGGCGTGCTCGGCATCCGGGCCGAGGAGGCGCAGGGCAAGTTCGGCTTCCTCCTCGAGGCCCTGGCGTCCGGCGCCCCGCCGCACGGCGGGCTCGCGTTCGGCTTCGATCGCCTCGTCATGCTGCTCGCCGGCGAGGAATCCATCCGCGAGGTGATCGCGTTCCCGAAGACGCAGCGAGCCATGGATCTCATGACCGAGGCGCCGAGCACGGTCGAGGCTCGCCAACTGCGCGAGCTCGGCATCAAGCTCGCGCACTGA
- the gcvPA gene encoding aminomethyl-transferring glycine dehydrogenase subunit GcvPA: MRYTPHTSAEIDAMLRAIGAQSVDALLAHVPEALRTRASLAALPGGIDERAMRIEVAALAARNRTDGLAFLGAGAYPHFIPAAVDQLASRAEFATAYTPYQPEVSQGTLQATFEFQSAVAALTGMEVANAGMYDGATAAAEAVLMTQRLRPGRPLVLVARALHPHYRQVIATYLAGIKDVELVEVPYGPDGATPLPAADLLRRASCLVLGYPNVFGIVEDLAGAAEIAHGEDCLLVSATTEALALALLRTPGAAGVDVAVAEGQSLGLPLAYGGPGLGLFTSRERFVRNLPGRLVGETVDVQGRRGYVLTLATREQHIRRERATSNICTNQGLCAVQVVVYLSLLGRHGLASVAERNLRGAHALAERLRGVGTLRFSGPYFNELVLSLSGARRRWQHALAEGVVAGLPLGDWYPELEDTLLLCATELHDAAAMDRLAAALAADAAAPAARAGGRS; encoded by the coding sequence ATGCGCTATACGCCCCACACGTCCGCCGAGATCGACGCGATGCTGCGCGCGATCGGCGCGCAGAGCGTCGACGCGCTCCTCGCGCACGTGCCAGAAGCGCTGCGGACGCGGGCGAGTCTCGCGGCGCTTCCCGGCGGGATCGACGAGCGCGCCATGCGCATCGAGGTCGCGGCGCTCGCGGCCCGGAACCGCACTGACGGCCTCGCCTTCCTCGGAGCCGGAGCCTACCCGCACTTCATCCCCGCAGCGGTCGATCAGCTCGCGAGCCGCGCCGAGTTCGCGACCGCCTACACCCCGTATCAGCCCGAGGTGAGCCAGGGCACGCTGCAGGCGACCTTCGAGTTCCAGTCGGCCGTCGCCGCGCTCACCGGTATGGAGGTCGCGAACGCCGGCATGTACGACGGCGCCACCGCCGCCGCGGAGGCCGTACTGATGACCCAGCGCCTGCGCCCCGGCCGGCCGCTCGTGCTCGTCGCCCGCGCGCTGCACCCGCACTACCGGCAGGTGATCGCGACCTATCTCGCCGGGATCAAGGACGTCGAGCTGGTGGAAGTGCCGTACGGTCCGGACGGCGCGACGCCGCTTCCAGCCGCCGACCTCCTGCGCCGCGCCTCATGCCTCGTGCTCGGCTATCCGAACGTCTTCGGCATCGTCGAGGACCTGGCCGGCGCGGCGGAGATCGCACACGGGGAGGACTGCCTCCTCGTCAGCGCCACCACCGAGGCCCTGGCGCTCGCGCTCCTCCGGACGCCGGGCGCGGCGGGCGTCGATGTCGCGGTCGCCGAGGGGCAGAGCCTCGGGCTCCCCCTCGCGTACGGTGGTCCGGGGCTCGGGCTCTTCACGAGTCGCGAGCGCTTCGTGCGAAACCTGCCGGGCCGGCTCGTCGGGGAGACCGTCGACGTTCAGGGACGTCGCGGCTACGTCCTCACCCTGGCGACGCGCGAGCAGCACATCCGCCGCGAGCGCGCCACGTCCAACATCTGCACGAATCAGGGACTCTGCGCGGTGCAGGTGGTCGTCTATCTTTCCCTCCTCGGTCGCCACGGCCTCGCGAGCGTCGCCGAGCGGAACCTGCGCGGCGCGCACGCGCTCGCCGAGCGCCTGCGGGGGGTCGGGACGCTGCGCTTCTCCGGTCCGTACTTCAACGAACTCGTCCTGAGCCTCTCCGGCGCCCGTCGGCGCTGGCAGCACGCGCTCGCCGAGGGGGTCGTCGCGGGGTTGCCACTCGGCGACTGGTACCCCGAGCTCGAGGACACGCTCCTCCTCTGCGCGACGGAGCTCCACGACGCTGCGGCCATGGATCGTCTCGCCGCGGCGCTCGCCGCCGACGCGGCGGCGCCGGCCGCGCGCGCGGGGGGCCGCTCGTGA